A window of the Chloroflexota bacterium genome harbors these coding sequences:
- the secF gene encoding protein translocase subunit SecF, whose amino-acid sequence MFDIVGRRGWWYLVSTVLLAPGIAALLTGGLKPGIDFTGGTLLQVRVAAETTQEDVTSAAQGAGFPEVVVQMAGESDALLRVRAIDVDEKDDLLTGLSDATGPVEELGFSAIGPVVGEELTRAAIIAVAVASGLILLYVTWAFRGMQHSFRYGVAAIVALLHDALFVLGVFAILGHVLNVQIDALFVTALLTVIGFSVNDSIVVFDRIRETNRDYVHLDDHERPAIASIINHSANQSLTRSLNTSFTALLVLLALLLLGGPTIRDFVLALSLGFAIGTYSSIFNAACLVASWEQRDIPRIWRRVFPWRRASTT is encoded by the coding sequence ATGTTTGACATCGTGGGCCGCCGCGGCTGGTGGTACCTGGTGTCCACCGTGCTGCTCGCGCCGGGCATCGCGGCGCTCTTGACCGGCGGGCTGAAGCCCGGCATTGACTTCACCGGCGGGACGCTGCTGCAAGTGCGCGTCGCGGCGGAAACCACGCAAGAGGACGTCACGTCGGCCGCGCAAGGCGCCGGATTTCCTGAAGTCGTGGTGCAGATGGCGGGCGAGAGCGACGCGCTGCTCCGAGTCCGCGCCATCGACGTTGACGAAAAGGACGATCTGCTCACCGGCCTCAGCGACGCCACCGGTCCGGTCGAGGAGCTTGGCTTCTCGGCCATCGGGCCGGTCGTCGGCGAAGAACTCACCCGCGCCGCCATCATCGCGGTGGCCGTGGCCTCGGGGCTGATTCTGCTTTACGTCACGTGGGCCTTCCGTGGCATGCAGCATTCATTCCGCTACGGCGTGGCGGCCATCGTGGCGCTGCTGCACGACGCGCTGTTCGTCCTTGGCGTGTTCGCGATCCTGGGGCACGTGCTCAATGTGCAGATCGACGCGCTGTTCGTGACTGCCCTGCTCACGGTGATCGGGTTCTCGGTCAATGACTCCATCGTCGTCTTCGACCGCATTCGGGAAACCAACCGTGACTACGTGCATCTGGACGACCACGAGCGTCCCGCCATCGCCAGCATCATCAACCACAGCGCCAACCAGAGCCTGACGCGGTCGCTCAACACCTCGTTCACCGCGTTGCTGGTGCTGCTCGCCCTGCTGCTCCTGGGCGGGCCGACGATTCGGGACTTTGTGTTGGCGCTTTCCCTCGGCTTCGCCATCGGGACGTACTCGTCGATCTTCAACGCGGCCTGCCTGGTCGCTTCATGGGAGCAGCGCGACATCCCGCGCATCTGGCGCCGGGTGTTCCCCTGGCGCCGCGCCTCGACGACCTAG
- the secD gene encoding protein translocase subunit SecD translates to MRRRHLGIVAFIAVIFALALYIVVPNSPGFPVQVGTRDFSDLEFRQGLDLQGGLHVRFEADPAPGQEVDPDAMEAVRQIIENRVNALGVAEPVIQIEGDTRLIVELPGLGGPDPNCDPATEECADPLDDAIDLFRETGQLLIVDTGSRPYPDDEVFVADPEDVVLRGADLQSARVEFDQLGASMIAFELKPSSGEHFERHTSTHLGQWLTITVDDIVINSAVIEAPIRDEGVIRGTFTPDEARRVAIQLQYGALPVPLKVVQNLTVRPTLGEESLALSVRAGIVGAVLVLAFMVAYYRAAGVVAALALVAYVMLVFAIFKLVPVTLTLAGVAGVILSLGVAVDANILIFERTREEVRRGRAVRRAIEAGFNRAWPSIRDSNVSTLLICAVLFGFGSGGVRGFALTLAIGVAVSMFSAITISRTLLRLAVLVPGVDRPRWFGARSAPEEGAA, encoded by the coding sequence GTGCGTCGCCGGCACCTTGGGATTGTGGCGTTCATCGCGGTCATCTTCGCGCTGGCGCTGTACATCGTGGTCCCGAACTCACCCGGCTTCCCGGTGCAGGTCGGCACGCGTGACTTCTCCGACCTGGAGTTTCGGCAGGGATTGGATCTCCAGGGCGGGTTGCACGTGCGCTTCGAGGCTGACCCCGCGCCCGGCCAGGAGGTTGACCCGGATGCGATGGAGGCCGTGCGGCAAATCATCGAGAACCGCGTCAACGCGTTGGGCGTCGCCGAGCCCGTCATCCAAATCGAGGGCGACACCCGGCTGATCGTTGAGCTTCCCGGTCTGGGCGGTCCGGACCCAAATTGTGACCCCGCGACCGAGGAGTGCGCGGACCCGCTCGACGACGCGATCGACCTCTTCCGCGAAACCGGACAGCTGCTGATCGTCGATACCGGTTCGCGTCCCTACCCGGACGACGAGGTCTTCGTGGCCGATCCGGAAGACGTTGTGCTGCGCGGGGCGGACCTCCAGTCGGCGCGCGTCGAGTTCGATCAGCTCGGGGCGTCCATGATCGCCTTCGAGCTCAAGCCGTCGTCGGGCGAGCACTTCGAGCGACACACCAGCACGCACCTGGGTCAGTGGCTCACCATCACCGTCGACGACATCGTGATCAATTCGGCGGTGATCGAGGCGCCGATTCGCGACGAGGGCGTGATCCGCGGCACGTTTACCCCGGATGAGGCGCGCCGGGTGGCCATCCAGTTGCAATACGGCGCCCTGCCGGTGCCGCTCAAGGTGGTACAGAACCTGACCGTGCGACCGACGCTTGGCGAAGAGTCGCTGGCGCTGTCGGTGCGGGCGGGCATCGTGGGCGCGGTGCTGGTGCTGGCGTTCATGGTGGCCTACTACCGCGCCGCCGGCGTCGTAGCGGCGCTGGCGCTGGTGGCCTACGTGATGCTCGTCTTCGCCATCTTCAAGCTCGTGCCGGTCACCCTCACCCTGGCCGGCGTGGCCGGCGTGATCCTGTCGCTCGGCGTGGCCGTTGACGCCAACATCCTGATCTTCGAGCGCACCCGCGAAGAAGTGCGCCGTGGTCGCGCGGTGCGCCGGGCCATCGAGGCCGGATTCAACCGCGCCTGGCCCTCGATCCGGGACTCGAACGTCTCCACGCTGCTCATCTGCGCCGTGCTCTTCGGCTTCGGCAGCGGCGGCGTGCGGGGATTCGCGCTCACGCTGGCGATCGGGGTGGCGGTGAGCATGTTTTCGGCCATCACCATCAGCCGCACGCTGCTGCGGCTGGCGGTGCTCGTGCCGGGCGTTGACCGGCCGCGCTGGTTCGGCGCGCGGTCCGCGCCCGAGGAAGGCGCGGCCTGA
- a CDS encoding VOC family protein: MTRELSRRGSDWSTSPDNACMMVARRVGRWQRERLGLQIKGVDFVWIVAADVDRTAQFYRDVLGLPETGIQDDDWREFQAGSVTLAVTPAHVGLEPPRVLVAFAVEDVDAALAEARDRGVEVLHETRDTPACLNAMVADPEGNPIWLHQRHDGTFG, from the coding sequence ATGACGCGCGAGCTGAGCCGGCGCGGGTCGGATTGGTCGACCTCACCCGACAACGCTTGCATGATGGTGGCCCGACGAGTAGGCAGGTGGCAGCGAGAGAGGCTGGGATTGCAGATCAAGGGCGTCGACTTCGTCTGGATCGTCGCCGCCGACGTCGATCGCACCGCGCAGTTCTACCGTGACGTGCTGGGGCTTCCAGAGACGGGAATTCAGGATGACGACTGGCGTGAGTTCCAGGCGGGGTCCGTGACGCTGGCCGTCACGCCGGCGCACGTGGGCCTTGAGCCTCCCAGAGTGCTCGTGGCGTTCGCAGTTGAAGACGTCGACGCCGCCTTGGCGGAGGCCCGTGACCGTGGCGTCGAAGTCCTCCACGAGACACGCGATACCCCGGCCTGCCTCAACGCCATGGTCGCCGACCCCGAAGGCAATCCGATCTGGTTGCACCAGCGACACGACGGAACGTTCGGCTAG
- a CDS encoding class I SAM-dependent methyltransferase, whose protein sequence is MAYDLGCGPGFTTRIVAGMAKSGRTVGLDTSSRFIATARAQPTAGVEYFEHDVTRTPFPFGPGDLLFSHFLLPHLSDPPSALAAWATQLRPAGLLLLDEVSDIWTTHPVFQRYLEMVEQVVAAGGGQLYAGKAMEQLIPGDELAVVSSRLVEHPVRTAQAAAMFRLNIANWGASPAARAVFSAPVIAEVAAELDGLAASPSRREIVWGMRQVICRAAITA, encoded by the coding sequence TTGGCCTACGACCTGGGCTGCGGGCCGGGCTTTACGACACGCATCGTGGCCGGCATGGCCAAGTCCGGGCGCACCGTCGGACTCGACACCTCCAGCCGCTTCATCGCAACGGCGCGGGCTCAGCCAACGGCGGGCGTCGAGTATTTCGAGCATGACGTCACGCGCACGCCATTTCCCTTCGGGCCGGGCGATCTTCTCTTCTCGCACTTTCTTCTGCCGCATTTGTCGGACCCGCCATCGGCACTCGCCGCCTGGGCCACGCAACTTCGGCCAGCAGGTCTGCTGCTGTTGGACGAGGTCTCGGACATTTGGACGACACATCCGGTGTTTCAGCGCTACCTCGAAATGGTCGAGCAGGTTGTCGCTGCCGGTGGCGGCCAGCTCTATGCAGGCAAGGCGATGGAGCAGCTGATTCCCGGCGACGAACTGGCCGTTGTTTCCAGTCGCCTTGTCGAGCATCCCGTGCGCACGGCACAGGCGGCAGCAATGTTTCGGCTGAACATCGCCAACTGGGGCGCATCGCCCGCAGCGAGGGCAGTATTCTCTGCGCCGGTCATCGCCGAGGTCGCGGCTGAGCTCGATGGACTCGCTGCATCGCCGTCAAGACGCGAGATTGTCTGGGGTATGCGCCAGGTGATTTGCCGGGCCGCTATCACTGCATGA
- a CDS encoding histidine phosphatase family protein, with protein MRKLVLVRHSQPRIGRNVPAAEWRLSERGRRRAKAMAALLRDYGANRIWCSREPKAVETAEIVGSALDIPIRVKDGLEEHHRHNVPFFPTTQEFEQAIEAFFSQPTRLVLGSETASQACDRFSAAIDAVLEADSADAIVVTHGTMMTLYLAQVADIPPMDFWRELRTPCLVEVELPSMCVGPIVVPGEPEL; from the coding sequence GTGCGAAAGCTGGTGCTGGTGCGGCACTCGCAGCCTCGGATTGGGCGCAACGTTCCGGCGGCCGAATGGAGACTCAGCGAGCGCGGGCGGCGCCGGGCCAAAGCGATGGCCGCCCTTCTTCGCGACTACGGCGCGAATCGGATCTGGTGTAGCCGCGAGCCCAAGGCCGTCGAGACTGCCGAGATCGTCGGGAGCGCGCTCGACATCCCGATACGCGTCAAGGATGGGCTCGAAGAGCACCACAGACACAACGTGCCGTTCTTTCCCACCACCCAGGAGTTCGAGCAAGCGATTGAAGCGTTCTTCTCCCAGCCGACCCGGCTTGTCCTGGGCTCCGAGACCGCGAGCCAGGCATGCGACCGATTCAGCGCCGCGATTGACGCCGTCCTTGAAGCGGATTCCGCGGATGCCATCGTGGTCACCCACGGCACGATGATGACGCTCTATCTGGCGCAGGTGGCCGACATCCCGCCCATGGACTTCTGGCGCGAGCTGCGGACGCCGTGCCTGGTGGAGGTTGAGCTTCCCAGCATGTGCGTTGGACCGATCGTGGTTCCCGGCGAGCCGGAGCTGTGA
- the dprA gene encoding DNA-processing protein DprA — MSDKRPAVELAGDQEFPAPTGRTPDDLAYWVALNAVRGISSGAVWALRRAFDSMERAWGASAGDLRRAGLEAKVVEQLLDARRDIEPEAALAALEEADGRAIAWDDPAYPARLREIADPPALLHVRGDIDVLSQDRAVAIVGTRRMSTYARLVTERLAGDLAGSGITIVSGMASGVDSVAHRAALEAGGPTVAVWGTGLGTVYPVANRSLARKIADQGAIVTEYPVWMRGSAENFPQRNRIISGLVLGTIVVEAPLPSGALITARYAIEHNREIMAVPGDIFRSGSQGTNALIFRGEARAVTSAADVLDTLGISVDPVQLALHPVVEPDADERPIADQLNASPKHIDTLAQSAGLPAHRVSAILTMLELKGLARHVGGGRYVHPRPEPAGGQSG, encoded by the coding sequence GTGAGTGACAAACGGCCCGCGGTCGAGTTGGCGGGCGATCAGGAATTCCCGGCGCCCACCGGCCGCACGCCGGACGATCTGGCCTATTGGGTGGCGCTCAACGCCGTGCGCGGCATCAGCTCGGGCGCCGTCTGGGCCCTGCGGCGGGCGTTCGACAGCATGGAGCGCGCCTGGGGCGCATCCGCCGGCGACCTGCGACGCGCCGGGCTGGAGGCCAAAGTCGTCGAGCAGCTGCTCGACGCGCGGCGCGACATCGAGCCCGAGGCCGCGTTGGCGGCCCTGGAGGAAGCGGACGGGCGCGCCATCGCCTGGGACGACCCGGCGTATCCCGCCAGGCTGCGGGAGATTGCCGATCCTCCGGCGCTGCTGCACGTCCGCGGGGACATTGATGTCCTGTCACAGGACCGGGCGGTTGCCATCGTTGGCACGCGGCGCATGAGCACCTATGCCCGGCTGGTCACCGAGCGGCTCGCCGGCGACCTTGCCGGCAGCGGGATCACCATCGTGAGCGGCATGGCCTCGGGCGTGGACAGCGTGGCGCACCGCGCGGCGCTCGAAGCCGGCGGGCCGACCGTCGCCGTCTGGGGCACGGGGCTCGGCACCGTGTACCCGGTCGCCAACCGATCACTGGCGCGGAAGATTGCGGACCAGGGCGCCATCGTCACCGAGTATCCGGTGTGGATGCGCGGCTCGGCGGAGAACTTCCCCCAGCGCAACCGCATCATCAGCGGGCTCGTGCTGGGGACCATCGTGGTCGAGGCGCCGCTGCCGAGCGGGGCGTTGATCACCGCGCGCTACGCCATCGAGCACAACCGCGAGATCATGGCGGTGCCCGGCGACATCTTCCGGAGCGGCAGCCAGGGCACAAACGCGCTGATCTTTCGCGGCGAGGCGCGCGCCGTGACCTCAGCCGCCGACGTGCTGGACACGCTGGGCATCAGCGTCGATCCGGTCCAGCTTGCGCTGCATCCCGTCGTGGAGCCGGACGCCGACGAGCGGCCCATCGCCGATCAGCTCAACGCCTCACCCAAGCACATCGACACCCTGGCGCAATCCGCCGGACTCCCCGCGCACCGAGTCTCGGCCATCCTCACCATGCTGGAGCTCAAGGGCCTGGCCCGGCACGTGGGCGGGGGCCGCTACGTCCATCCGCGACCCGAGCCGGCGGGTGGGCAGAGCGGCTAG
- a CDS encoding Gfo/Idh/MocA family oxidoreductase, with protein MADQSGKLRAALIGIGHDHAWGKVQAIRRSNDMELVGAFEPDASEWGRQQAVDRFGDVTALSEVDVLHDESIRVVFIETLPRHNLRWARRALEHGKHIHIDKAPSPSLADLRAVLDFAAGRNLHVQMGYQFRYNPAIELALRAMHEGWLGNVTRINVDIPTNIASYADIRSKDGAHAGALFYLLGCHVLDAAMLFLGKPAGVWASHRRDARGQGEPFEDNCTAVLEYPGAMALLQTWVTGNEPMHHRRFQVIGERGSVLIEPIEPPGVRLFLSEAHEDFPAGWSEPAIPMRPRYDGDIEDLAAWIRGDRAPAYTAVHDLAVHETLLRICGVI; from the coding sequence ATGGCGGACCAGAGCGGCAAACTGCGGGCGGCACTGATTGGCATCGGACACGACCATGCGTGGGGCAAGGTGCAGGCCATCCGCCGCTCCAATGACATGGAGCTCGTCGGCGCATTCGAGCCGGATGCCTCGGAGTGGGGACGGCAGCAGGCCGTGGACCGCTTCGGGGACGTGACGGCGCTATCAGAGGTCGACGTGCTGCACGACGAGTCCATTCGGGTCGTGTTCATCGAGACCCTCCCACGCCATAACCTGCGCTGGGCGCGGCGGGCGCTGGAGCATGGCAAGCACATCCACATCGACAAGGCGCCGTCACCGTCGCTGGCCGACCTGCGGGCGGTGCTCGACTTCGCGGCCGGGCGCAACCTGCACGTCCAAATGGGCTATCAGTTCCGCTACAACCCCGCGATCGAGTTGGCCCTGCGCGCCATGCACGAGGGCTGGCTGGGCAACGTCACCCGCATCAACGTCGACATCCCGACCAACATCGCCAGCTACGCCGACATCCGGTCCAAGGACGGCGCGCATGCCGGCGCGCTGTTCTACCTGCTGGGATGCCACGTGCTCGATGCGGCCATGCTGTTCCTGGGCAAGCCCGCCGGCGTCTGGGCCAGCCACCGGCGCGACGCGCGCGGCCAGGGCGAGCCGTTCGAGGACAACTGCACGGCGGTGCTGGAATATCCTGGCGCGATGGCGCTGCTGCAGACGTGGGTCACCGGCAACGAGCCCATGCACCACCGGCGCTTCCAGGTGATCGGCGAGCGCGGCTCGGTGCTGATCGAGCCGATCGAGCCGCCGGGCGTACGCCTGTTCCTGAGCGAAGCTCACGAAGACTTTCCGGCGGGCTGGAGTGAGCCGGCAATCCCCATGCGCCCAAGGTACGACGGCGATATCGAGGACCTGGCCGCATGGATTCGGGGCGACCGTGCGCCGGCATACACCGCGGTGCATGACCTGGCCGTGCACGAGACGCTGCTGCGCATCTGTGGAGTGATTTAG
- a CDS encoding DUF192 domain-containing protein translates to MASIGACEIYLEVADDPEERAVGLMGRESLGRDRAMLFTYANEQILSFWMKGTLIPLDIIFINDGSVVVDVQTMRPERETAPNLPITRSAAPARYAIEVNAGVAAECGIEPGVFAEIRSPA, encoded by the coding sequence GTGGCATCCATCGGCGCCTGCGAGATCTACCTGGAAGTGGCGGATGATCCGGAGGAGCGCGCCGTGGGCCTCATGGGGCGTGAGTCCCTGGGGCGCGACCGCGCCATGCTGTTCACCTATGCGAATGAGCAGATCCTCAGCTTCTGGATGAAGGGCACGCTCATCCCGCTCGACATCATCTTTATCAACGACGGTTCGGTCGTCGTCGACGTGCAGACCATGCGTCCGGAGCGCGAGACCGCGCCAAACCTGCCGATCACGCGGTCGGCGGCGCCGGCCCGCTACGCCATCGAGGTCAACGCAGGCGTCGCCGCGGAGTGCGGCATCGAGCCGGGAGTATTCGCCGAGATTCGCAGCCCTGCCTAG
- a CDS encoding cupin domain-containing protein, which yields MGNATLRVRRAGPRVVAPDDVPVWPFDLAPARHLTVADGLLEPGASYRPHAHRTIEQLTYVLAGRVRITSFDEDVGQAQSVELEAGECVASLPQETIEFACVGESPARVLFVTSPPYPADHSDTIVLREHQSLADEG from the coding sequence GTGGGCAATGCGACGCTGCGGGTGCGGCGCGCCGGCCCGCGCGTCGTGGCGCCGGACGACGTGCCCGTGTGGCCGTTCGATCTGGCGCCCGCGCGCCATTTGACGGTTGCGGACGGTCTGCTGGAACCCGGAGCGTCCTACCGGCCGCACGCGCACCGCACCATCGAGCAGCTCACCTACGTGCTGGCCGGGCGAGTGCGGATCACGTCGTTCGACGAGGACGTGGGCCAGGCGCAAAGCGTCGAGTTGGAGGCCGGGGAGTGCGTCGCTTCCCTGCCGCAGGAGACCATCGAGTTCGCCTGCGTGGGCGAGTCCCCGGCACGGGTGCTGTTTGTGACGTCGCCTCCGTATCCCGCCGACCATTCGGACACGATCGTGCTGCGGGAGCACCAGTCGCTTGCGGACGAAGGCTGA
- a CDS encoding VOC family protein — translation MFDAIHHVAYVVPDLDRALELFRDTLGMEPEQIWASEEEGNRYAALRVGDSGAFLELICPTDPARSKFAAHLDEHGASVHHVAFRDDAMDATLATLEAAFGIGGTAPIVSSSGWRISFLDTHATQDMGLQLVDGRHDGE, via the coding sequence ATGTTTGACGCGATTCATCATGTGGCCTACGTCGTCCCGGACCTCGACCGGGCGCTCGAGCTTTTCCGCGACACGCTGGGCATGGAACCCGAGCAAATCTGGGCATCCGAGGAGGAAGGCAACCGATACGCCGCGCTGCGAGTCGGCGACTCGGGCGCGTTCCTGGAGTTGATCTGCCCCACCGATCCGGCGCGCAGCAAGTTCGCCGCCCACCTCGACGAGCACGGCGCCAGCGTGCACCACGTGGCCTTCCGCGACGACGCCATGGACGCCACGCTCGCGACCCTCGAGGCCGCTTTTGGCATCGGCGGCACGGCGCCGATCGTCAGCTCGTCGGGCTGGCGGATCAGTTTCCTCGACACCCACGCCACACAAGACATGGGATTGCAGCTTGTCGACGGGAGGCACGACGGTGAGTAA
- the nth gene encoding endonuclease III has protein sequence MRSWRESKAARRARTAEIIRRLRDLYPEAAAELTYTDPFQLLIAVILSAQTTDVAVNKVTPTLFARYPTAEALASAPQADVEDIVHPTGFYRQKARSIRATAAHLVEEFDGQVPTSMDSLLKLRGVARKTANVVLGEAFGIPSGVVVDTHVARLSQRLGFTKHDDPVRIERDLMDLIERDDWIFAGIGVIFHGRRVCEARQPQCEACTLNDICPSATTPNRPSRSPYGGTAARDRRAT, from the coding sequence GTGCGCAGCTGGCGCGAGTCAAAGGCCGCGCGGCGTGCCCGCACCGCGGAGATCATCCGCCGCCTCCGCGATCTCTACCCGGAGGCCGCAGCCGAGCTGACCTACACCGACCCCTTCCAGCTGCTGATCGCCGTGATCCTCTCGGCGCAGACCACCGACGTGGCGGTGAACAAGGTGACGCCCACGCTGTTTGCCCGCTACCCGACGGCGGAGGCGCTGGCGTCGGCGCCGCAGGCAGACGTGGAAGACATCGTGCACCCCACCGGGTTCTACCGGCAGAAGGCGAGGTCTATCCGGGCCACCGCCGCCCATCTGGTCGAGGAGTTCGACGGCCAGGTGCCCACGAGCATGGACTCGCTCCTCAAGCTGCGGGGCGTGGCCCGCAAGACCGCCAACGTGGTGCTGGGCGAGGCGTTCGGCATCCCGAGCGGGGTGGTGGTGGACACCCACGTGGCCCGGCTGTCGCAGCGGCTGGGGTTCACGAAGCACGACGACCCGGTGCGAATCGAACGCGACCTGATGGACCTCATCGAGCGCGACGACTGGATCTTCGCGGGGATCGGGGTGATCTTTCACGGGCGCCGCGTGTGCGAGGCGCGGCAGCCGCAGTGCGAGGCGTGCACGCTCAACGACATCTGCCCCAGCGCCACCACGCCGAACCGGCCGTCGCGGTCGCCCTACGGAGGCACGGCAGCCAGGGACCGCCGCGCCACGTAA
- a CDS encoding VanW family protein, which produces MTADASDQSPSRRALLLAGLGVVGFAAAAPVALVAALLRGDDGLLPAGTHIDGVDVGGLSPEEAVARLEAYWASYLANPVSFELGGRTWRPSAADVGLTVDYRGALRGVLAAQGGGGITRRISEPPVSVSRDLVAATFDSDALRAYVSGIAQGFDQPAVDASVNLAGADVAAVRPGQTGRVVDIEAAVRAVGDLTQPTPPGRVIALAFREDVPAYTTDHARAALDAITRMTSAPLWLMHKGRGWTITPQELRAAIDVQANGSTLTPTLDFTRFNDLFTLIDDTLAAEPHPTVFEYDEARNRVLAFQVGNPGQIVDRAALEEAMARAVASPDERVIEIPLTLLNTGADFAENPLGIRDLLAIGDSIYKGSPDYRLHNISVGARKLDGLVVPAGETFSFLESIGPFELRNGWVEGSVILADKTEQGIGGGICQVSTTLFRAVLNAGLRIEERWPHLYRVRYYEMGPAPIGIDATIFSPGLDFKFRNDTEHPIMLRAFADEQLGALTFEVWGVNDGRRVEIVDHELKDWEDPPPDEGILDPTEEPEFEEQVEWSKRGVLAAFSRVITWPDGSETRSTFRSSFVPWPNRYVVGIDVAKARFPTQYNEWFDENPEDAARWGVTRAPDPPEDPDAPAG; this is translated from the coding sequence ATGACGGCCGACGCTTCCGACCAATCGCCGTCGCGGCGCGCGCTGCTCCTGGCTGGTCTGGGAGTCGTCGGATTCGCGGCAGCCGCTCCGGTCGCTCTGGTCGCGGCCCTCTTGCGCGGCGACGACGGGCTGTTGCCGGCCGGCACCCACATTGATGGCGTTGACGTGGGCGGGCTTTCCCCCGAGGAAGCCGTGGCGCGGCTGGAGGCCTACTGGGCCTCTTATCTGGCGAACCCCGTGAGCTTCGAGCTCGGCGGCCGGACGTGGCGTCCATCCGCCGCCGACGTCGGCCTCACGGTGGACTACCGGGGCGCGCTGCGCGGCGTGCTGGCCGCGCAGGGCGGAGGCGGCATCACGCGTCGGATCTCCGAGCCGCCGGTGTCCGTCAGTCGCGACCTGGTCGCCGCAACATTCGATTCGGATGCGCTGCGTGCTTACGTGTCCGGCATTGCCCAGGGCTTCGATCAGCCGGCCGTGGACGCCAGCGTGAACCTGGCGGGAGCCGACGTGGCTGCCGTGCGGCCCGGCCAGACCGGCCGCGTGGTCGACATCGAGGCGGCGGTGCGGGCCGTTGGCGATCTCACCCAACCGACGCCGCCGGGCCGCGTGATCGCGCTGGCCTTTCGAGAGGATGTCCCGGCCTATACCACGGACCACGCGCGCGCGGCGCTCGACGCGATCACGCGCATGACCAGCGCCCCGCTGTGGCTGATGCACAAGGGGCGCGGGTGGACCATCACTCCCCAGGAGCTGCGGGCCGCCATCGACGTCCAGGCGAACGGCAGCACCTTGACACCAACCCTGGACTTCACGCGCTTTAATGACCTCTTCACGCTCATCGACGACACCCTCGCCGCCGAGCCGCACCCCACGGTGTTCGAGTACGACGAGGCCCGCAATCGCGTGCTGGCCTTCCAAGTGGGCAATCCGGGGCAGATCGTGGATCGCGCCGCGCTCGAGGAGGCGATGGCGCGGGCGGTGGCCTCGCCCGACGAGCGCGTGATCGAAATCCCGCTGACGCTGCTCAACACGGGCGCCGACTTCGCCGAGAATCCATTGGGCATTCGGGACCTGCTGGCCATCGGCGATTCGATCTATAAGGGGTCGCCCGACTACCGCCTGCACAACATCTCCGTTGGCGCCCGAAAGCTCGACGGTCTGGTCGTCCCGGCGGGTGAGACGTTCTCGTTCCTCGAGAGCATTGGGCCATTCGAGCTTCGGAATGGCTGGGTTGAAGGTAGCGTGATCCTCGCCGACAAGACCGAGCAGGGCATCGGGGGCGGCATCTGCCAGGTGTCCACGACACTCTTTCGCGCCGTCCTCAACGCCGGACTTCGAATCGAGGAGCGATGGCCGCACCTGTATCGCGTGCGCTACTACGAGATGGGCCCGGCGCCGATCGGGATCGACGCCACGATCTTCAGCCCCGGCCTCGACTTCAAGTTCCGCAACGACACCGAGCATCCAATCATGCTGCGCGCCTTCGCCGACGAACAGCTCGGCGCCCTGACGTTCGAAGTGTGGGGCGTCAACGACGGTCGACGGGTCGAAATCGTGGACCACGAATTGAAAGATTGGGAAGACCCCCCGCCGGACGAGGGCATCTTGGATCCGACCGAAGAGCCGGAGTTCGAGGAGCAAGTGGAATGGTCCAAGCGCGGCGTGCTGGCGGCGTTCTCGCGCGTGATCACCTGGCCCGACGGCAGCGAAACCCGATCGACCTTCCGGTCGAGTTTCGTGCCGTGGCCCAACCGTTACGTCGTCGGTATCGACGTCGCCAAGGCCAGGTTTCCGACGCAGTACAACGAGTGGTTCGACGAGAACCCGGAAGATGCCGCGCGCTGGGGCGTGACGCGGGCGCCCGACCCGCCCGAGGATCCGGACGCGCCGGCCGGCTAG